In Deltaproteobacteria bacterium, the sequence GCTATTTCAAATTTGGTGGTATAAGCAGGAAGATGATACTCTGCCAGGAAAGCTGTCTGACCTTTTACCGTTTCGAGCTATATGACTCATTCCCCGGATTGGTTCATGGAGTGACTACCAGGGTCGGTGGGATTAGCCCCCAGGGTTTAAACCTGGCCTTTGGGCCTCACGATTCCGCGGCTAACGTTCAAGCCAATCTTGATTTGGTGAGCAGGGCGGTGGGTTTTGACCGTCTGGTTTGTGCCAAACAGGTTCACGGCGACCGGTCCCTGGTGGTTGGAACGGAGTCGGATTGTGATTCCGATTCTGGGGGCGAGGCGTTAGGCGGATTCGACGCGCTCATTACGGCTGATCGAGGCCTTGGACTGCTGGTTACTCTGGCGGACTGTCAAGGAGTGGTGCTTTTCGACCCGGCGAGAAATGTAGTGGCAGTGGTTCATAATGGGTGGCGGGGAAGCGTGGCCGACATTCTGGGCAAAACGGTATTCAGGCTGAAGAAGGATTTCAGGGTCCGGCCGGGAGATCTTTTAGTCGGAATCAGTCCTTCGCTGGGGCCATGCTGCGCTGAGTTCGATAATTATACTGAGGAATTGCCTCCAGAATTCTGGAAGTACCGCATCAGGGACCAGCACTTTGATTTCTGGGACATCAGTCGGGATCAACTGACGGCCGCCGGTGTGCGGTCGGAAAACATCGAAGTCGCTGAGGTATGCACCGTGTGCGATGATGCGTTCTTTTCTTTTCGACGAGAAAAGCTCAGCAACCGTTTCGGCCTGATGGCAGGCCTGGCTTAAGGGGAACAAACTTGGCCGAGGTATTTATCAAAGTCTGCCCCGTGCTGGAAAATCAGCGTTTGGCGGAGCGAACTTTTCTGATGAGGCTTCAGGCTCCTGAGATCGCGGCGGTGGCAAAGCCGGGCCAGTTTATCATGGTTCAGACCGGACCTGGATGGAGGCAGGGCGGCCCCCTGCTGCGGCGACCTTTTTCCTTGCATCGGCTGGGTCCATCGGGTGAAATTTCTCTGCTTTATCGTGTGGTCGGGATGGGGACCAGGCTGATGGAAAGGATGGACCCTGGCGACAAGCTGGAGGTTGTGGGTCCTTTGGGTCGAGGCTTTAATCTGCATCTTGGGGATACTCAGGCCTATCTCGCGGCCGGGGGAATTGGTCTGGCGCCGATGATCGCCCTGGCAGAGGCCCTTACGGGTCAGCCAAGTAAATTCTTTTATGGCGCCCGCACCTCAGATGAGGTGGACGCCTTTCTGGGGCTGCTCGGACAAGCTTCTTACGCCGGGGAGATAATTGTAATATCGGAAGATGGTCTTCGTTTCCCGAAAGGCATGGTGACGGAACCCTTGGCTGCGGCCTTAAAGGCCGGTCCTGCCTCAATTTTTGCTTGCGGCCCCCGGCCTATGCTGGCTCAGGTCGCTGTCTTAGCCAGAGAAGCCGGGTCGCCGGCCCAGGTTTCTCTGGAGGCGCATATGGCTTGCGGACTGGGGGCTTGCTTAAGTTGTGCGGTCGAACTGGCGTCGAGCGGGCGGGACGAGCCGGTTTACGCTCGGGCCTGCGTTGAAGGGCCGGTCTTTTCGGCTGAGGAGGTTAGATGGTAGCTCGACCTGATATGAGTGTGGATCTGGGGAGGCTAGTGCTCAAGAACCCGGTCCTGGCCGCTTCAGGAACTTTTGGTTACGGTCAGGAGCTGGCGGATTTTTGCGATCCTGCGCTGCTGGGGGCCGTGGTGGTCAAGGGCCTATCACTCAAACCCTGGCCTGGGAATCCGCCGCCTCGCATTGTGGAAACCACGGCCGGGATGCTCAATGCCATTGGTTTGCAAAACGTGGGCCTTGAATCCTTTTTAAAGGACAAGCTTCCGTGGCTGGTGGAGCGGGGTGTGACCGTGGTCGTCAATATCTTGGGAGAGTCGGTTAAAGAATACGCTGCCTTGGCTGAAGGGCTTGGAGAAGCCGAAGGGGTGGCCATGATCGAAATCAATATTTCCTGTCCCAACGTGGCCGCCGGGGGGCTGGCCTTTGGCGCCAGCCCTGAAGATACGGCCCGTGTGGTTCAGGCTGTGGTCGAGGCAGCCAGGCAGCCGATCATGGTTAAGCTGACTCCAATGGTTTCAGATATTGTGACAGTGGCTCAGGCCGCGGTTGAGGCCGGGGCTGATGTTATTTCCTTGATCAACACCATCCCGGCCATGGCCGTGGACCTTGAAAACCGGCGGCCCGCCTTGAAAAACGTGGTTGGCGGCCTTTCCGGGCCAGCCATCAAGCCCGTAGCCTTGCGGCTCGTGTGGCAGGTGGCGCAGGCCGTGCATGTGCCGGTGGTCGGAGGCGGAGGCATTATGACCGCCGAGGATGCGCTTGAATTTTTACTGGTCGGGGCCAGGGCCGTCCAGGTTGGCACGGCCAGCTTCGTTGATCCCCGGTCCCCACTCAAGATACTGGAAGGGATAGAAGCCTATTTTAGAAAAAACAATATTCCCGAACTTTCCGTCTGGGCGGGAAGTCTGAACATGGAATAGCTTCGAAACATCTCCGGCTTAAAGGACGATTTTTTTCAGATGGAGTTTTTAAACGGCATTCTCTCTGACGCGCTAAACCGACTCGCCACTCGGGCCGACCTCACTCTTTGATTATCTGGCGCAGGAAAGGTAATAAATCGTTTTTGCAGATCATGTCCCAGACATAATGGCGCATTATATTGCGGAACATATGGTGTGTCTGAATATGGTCCAGATATTCAATAATCCGGCCGGAAATAGAGAGCGGCGGGTCATCCAGTCCAAAGAAACAAATATTTTTTCCCACTTCTTTAAAAGCCGGGATTTCTGAGCAGGCGATGGGCAGCTTTAAGAGGCCCGCTTCAAGGAGCGGTAGCCCAAAGCCCTCGTCTTTGCTCGTCATAAGAAGGAGATCGGCCAGGAGGTAGAAATCGCGGACGATAGCATGCGTCGGGGCCTCAATTTTTCCGCCGTCAGACATTTGTTCGGCCAGGAAGATAATATTGTCATTAAGGCTGAGTTCATTGATCCAGTATTTAAGACGGCGATAGTAAGGTAGAGCCTTGACTTCGTGGGGATCATAGGCCCCGGTCAGGAGGAGAAGTACATTAAGGCCCATTTTCTTAAAGCCGTAAATAATGTGGATTGATAGCTCAATGTCCTTACGAGGCGTTATCCGGGCAGGTTGGATGATGACGAGGTCGCGGGAGAACAGCTCAAATTTTTCCATAATCCTCACGGATTTTGGATCCAGGTAGAAAAGGGTCCTCGGGTCTATCCCATCGCTGATCACCTTCCAGGAGCCTCCGCTTAGTTCTTTGAACATCCGTTTTCGTGACTCTGATATGGTAACGTAATATATGTCTGGATGGATCTGATTGAGGATCGCCCACGGTGGATGGCTCAAAAAATCCGGGGGCGAGGAACTGAAGTATGGGGAGTCGTGGGCCCAGCTAACCACGAGCGGGCTGGTTTTTGAGGCGGCCAAGCGCCTCAGAGCCAGGGCAAGCGGAAGGTTGAAAGGCATCTGAAGGACGTTGTGGGCCAGGATCACGTCAAGCTCACGGGACCAGTCCAAAAGGATTTCATGGATCATAATCGTGGGCTGCTTCAACTCGCTGTGATGTCCGGCCCAGGATTGTTTATGCGCTTTGTTGATTTGATCATTTTGGGAACCGAGCAAGGGTTCGATGCGCACCGGGCAGCCTTGGCACGAGTCCCCGCCCATGCCGGCCAGGATGGAGACCGTCTGGTCTTTGCGGCTGAGCGCTGAGGCCTGTTGCCTGATTACTTCTTCGACGCCGCCTACCACCGGCGGGCAGGAGTAATGCAGGATGCCTATGCGCAAAGTCCTTTCCACCGTCCTATTCACTATCCCCTGGGTTTATGGGTCTGCAAAAACAGCATTTCGATCAAAGGCAGGAGCTTTTTCTCCAGAACCTCATAAGAAAAATATGTTTGACCGAGCTGGTAGTTCTTCTCCAAAAGCTGGTCCAGGTTTTTTTGATCTAGAAATTTCTTGATCTGGTTCACGATTTTTTTGGTGACAAAGGCGTTGAAAGAGATAACTTTAAAACCGCACGGTTCGATGTCTTCGATAAAGATGGTATAGCGATTGAGGACGAGTGGCTTCTTGAAGTAGATAGCTTCTATAAAGGCGTTACCAAAGCCTTCGTAACCTGAAGGGTAAGTCACCAAATCGGCAGCCTGATAGACATCATCAATGGTGTATTTCCCATGAGACCTGGAGTTAAAACACCGGGTTGAATCAACCATGTCACCGATGCATTCCATTTTCACTTTTAAACGCTGGGCGTATTCCATGACCCTTTGCATGTATTGATCCCCTTCGTCACCAATCTTATGTGAGACAATCAGGCGGGGACGTTTTAAGTCCATGAGACTTACCATTTCAATCGCCCGTTCGATCCACTTGCGCGGCACAACCCTGGTCGGCTGAAGCACAAAGAGATCATCATCCTGAAATCCGAGCTCCTCACGGAGGCCTTCCTGCTTGGCTGAGGGTTGAGGCGGGTTGCCGAAATCAAAGACGTTAGGGATAACGACGTTGCTTATTCCGCGGCGATAACTCAGTTCCCGGGAAGCCTTGGAGTTGATAACCACGTGGCGAATGCAGTTGTGGTTTGGAGGGAAAGAATAATCAATGTAATCCTGGACAGCGTTGATTAGAAACCTGTCCCGCTCCCAGGCGAAATCATGGTGATGGGCCACGGTCGGCATGCCTGTTTCGGCAATAAATTCAGTGAGGGCCATGCCTAAAGGGATATGCATCGGAATGGTGAGGGCGTTTTCTGCGATTAAAAGATCAATGTCAAATTCGCGGCAGAATTCGTAAAGCCTCTTCTTAAGGAAATTCCTCAGCTTATGTATCTTCCCGGATAAAGTGGACTTACGGGTCGTGGGGCCGAAACAGTCATCATGCAATTCCGCGATTTCAGGATCGGCAAAATGGGCCTTCGGTTCCAAGAAGGAGTGGTCAGGAGGAGTGTCCAGTTCCCCGGCAAAGGCAAAGCATTCGTATCCATTTCGTTCAAGGACCTGCGTCCATTTGAAGGCTTCCAGAGAAACGCCGTCTGTGCCTGCAAGACGTGTGGAGACGAATCCTATCTTTCTATTCTGCATCACTATTCTCCTTGGCTGCTGCGAGGCTCAATACCTCTGCTGCAAAGCAATCTATTGAGCTGAATTTATAAAGATAACATGAAATCGCGGTCCGGTCAAAAAATCCTGGTCCGCTGGCCCGCCGCATAATCCCTGCCAGCGCTTACCAGTCACTGCCTGCCTTCCTTGCGCAGGATCCGGGTGTCACCCACGCGCATGGTTAGTCCCTGAGCGTCAAAATACTCAAGCAGGGGGATGAGGTACTTGCGGGTAAGACCGGTTATCTCTTTGAACTGCGGCGTGGTTAGTTCTTTGTGGCGTTGAAAATGAGTCAAGAGCTGTTCCCGCGCCTTTACGATTGCCTTGCGATGGAAAAAAAGGTCTGCCTTAACCCTTACCAGGAGGCCTCTTTTCAGCAACAATTCCAGGACCTCCTTCCGCTGATCCGGCGTACCGGGGAGGCTGCGGGAGACATCTTTGTAAAAGGGCGGGGTGAGGCCGGTCTCCTGGTACGCCTTTAATAACCGGGTTTCTATCTCCTGATGTTCTTCGGCCAAACTCGGAAGATGGCCAGCCAGATGAATCTCGTCCCGGTCAACGCCCACCGCCCCGCTCTGGAGCAGGTGATCCAGGACAAAGGTCAGGAGTTTGTTGTCCGCGAGGGGTGGGACGCGAGTTTTCAGTTCTTCCTTGTTTAGTCCCGGACGTAAAGGAAACTCTTCATGGTAGCCTTTTAGTATGTTCAAGACCTGACCGGTCAACCCGTCAAAGGCCGTCCGACTCATCATATTGCCTTGGGTCTTGTCATAGACAATGGCTTCCTGTTGAGACAAAATCTGATCAAGGGCCGTTTTGATTTTTTTCGCTGGAAGATCAATCAAAGCGGCCAGGTCCTGCTCTGATATTCCCTTTGTTCCCGTACCATCAATAAGACTCTTGAGGCTCTCCACCGGGTCACGTTTTTTCAATGTGGCCAGATTTTCCAGGATGGGATCCTGGAAGCGTTTATGGCGCGAGGCATGGGGATGCAAGATCTCGCCACCGGCAATCGTCTGGATCGGGGAGTAACTGCGCATCACGAATCGGTCCCCGGAGAGGGCCGCCGCTTCCTGCTCCAGTTGGATTTGAGCCATTCCAGACTGACCAGGGACCAGTTCTTCGGTGTCAAGAAGAAGGAGGATACCCAGGATTTCGGCGGTGCCCAGGTGAAAGCGCACTCTGGTCCTGTTCTTGAGAGGTTTCTCATTGCCAGACAGGTACTGAACCCACACATCCATCCTCCGGCTCGTGCGCAGGGTATTCGGATGAGCCAGGACCTGGCCTCTTTGAACCTCGTTCCGATTGAGCCCCTGGAGGTTGATGGCCGTTCTCAGACCAGCGCTGACCTGAGAAACGCTCTGGTTATGAACCTGAAGTCCCCTGACCTTGCTCGTCTTTTGACCGGGATAGATCATAACCGTGTCTCCCAGCGACAAGGTGCCGGAGACGGCCGTGCCTGTGACTACCGTGCCGAAGCCCTTCATGGTAAAGACCCGGTCCAGAGGCATCCTGAACAGACTGCCCGCCTGCCGTTCTTTCACCCGAGGCACTACCTGGGAAATGGCAGCCAAGACTTGGTCGGCTCCCTGACCGTTTACCGCAGAAAAATAGACCAAGGGTGCATTTTCCAGGAAAGTATTGCTCACGAATTCACGGATATCCTCCTCCACCAACTGGAGCCATTCTTCATCAGCCAGGTCCACTTTGCTCAGGACAATCAGGCCGTGATCTATCCCTAGAAGCTGACAGATGTCCATGTGCTCTCTGGTTTGAGGCATGACGCCCTCATCAGCGGCGATGACCAGGGCGACCAGATCAATGCCCGTGGCCCCGGCGACCATGTGCTTGACAAACCTTTCATGGCCTGGGACATCAACAATCCCCACCAGCTGGCCGTTTGGCAGGTTCAGGTGAGCAAAGCCCAGTTCAATGGTAATTCCGCGAGCTTTTTCTTCCTTAAGCCGATCGGTGTCAATACCGGTCAGGGCGTAAATCAGGCTGGTCTTGCCATGGTCAATATGCCCGGCCGTACCAAGAATAATGGGTTTAGTCATGCCCGTTGGACTCCCTTAATGTATGATCTTCTGACTTCTGATCTTTGATTTTATTATAATTCCAAGATATAGGGGGTCAAGAGGGAATTGGCAAGTCACTTGCCAAGGAGACGCTGAGGTGTTAGAAAAATCAATGTCAATCCTTTTCCAGGCGGCCGGGCCCGTTATGAAGGCGCCCGCAGGGAGGGTTTTTTGAAGATTATGGGTTTAGATCCCGGGTCCAAGCGGGTCGGAGTAGCCTTAAGCGATGAACTGGGTATGATCGCCTCGGGCTTAACCACCCTGACCTGGGACAGCCAGGAACAGCTCCTGGCCGGGATTCAGAAACTGGTGGCTGAACATAAGGTCGAGAGAATCGTCGTCGGTCTGCCCCGGCGCATGGATGGAACTCTGGGACCTGCAGCTGAGGCGGCCTTGTCTCTGGCTGAAGCGCTCAAGACCATCCAGGGTCTGGAAGTCCTGACCTGGGATGAACGCTTTTCAACAGCGGCCGTGGAACGTGTCCTGATCGAGGCCGACGTGAGCCGCAAGAAGCGGAAAGAGGTTCGCGACAAGGTGGCCGCGGCTTACATCCTGCAAGGATATCTCGATTCCCTGAATGTTTTTTCTTGATTATCGGAGGAATTCCAGATGCGCCGCTTCCTGCTTTGGGCCGGGATAATAAGCCT encodes:
- a CDS encoding glycosyltransferase family 4 protein, with translation MERTLRIGILHYSCPPVVGGVEEVIRQQASALSRKDQTVSILAGMGGDSCQGCPVRIEPLLGSQNDQINKAHKQSWAGHHSELKQPTIMIHEILLDWSRELDVILAHNVLQMPFNLPLALALRRLAASKTSPLVVSWAHDSPYFSSSPPDFLSHPPWAILNQIHPDIYYVTISESRKRMFKELSGGSWKVISDGIDPRTLFYLDPKSVRIMEKFELFSRDLVIIQPARITPRKDIELSIHIIYGFKKMGLNVLLLLTGAYDPHEVKALPYYRRLKYWINELSLNDNIIFLAEQMSDGGKIEAPTHAIVRDFYLLADLLLMTSKDEGFGLPLLEAGLLKLPIACSEIPAFKEVGKNICFFGLDDPPLSISGRIIEYLDHIQTHHMFRNIMRHYVWDMICKNDLLPFLRQIIKE
- a CDS encoding laccase domain-containing protein is translated as MILCQESCLTFYRFELYDSFPGLVHGVTTRVGGISPQGLNLAFGPHDSAANVQANLDLVSRAVGFDRLVCAKQVHGDRSLVVGTESDCDSDSGGEALGGFDALITADRGLGLLVTLADCQGVVLFDPARNVVAVVHNGWRGSVADILGKTVFRLKKDFRVRPGDLLVGISPSLGPCCAEFDNYTEELPPEFWKYRIRDQHFDFWDISRDQLTAAGVRSENIEVAEVCTVCDDAFFSFRREKLSNRFGLMAGLA
- the selB gene encoding selenocysteine-specific translation elongation factor produces the protein MTKPIILGTAGHIDHGKTSLIYALTGIDTDRLKEEKARGITIELGFAHLNLPNGQLVGIVDVPGHERFVKHMVAGATGIDLVALVIAADEGVMPQTREHMDICQLLGIDHGLIVLSKVDLADEEWLQLVEEDIREFVSNTFLENAPLVYFSAVNGQGADQVLAAISQVVPRVKERQAGSLFRMPLDRVFTMKGFGTVVTGTAVSGTLSLGDTVMIYPGQKTSKVRGLQVHNQSVSQVSAGLRTAINLQGLNRNEVQRGQVLAHPNTLRTSRRMDVWVQYLSGNEKPLKNRTRVRFHLGTAEILGILLLLDTEELVPGQSGMAQIQLEQEAAALSGDRFVMRSYSPIQTIAGGEILHPHASRHKRFQDPILENLATLKKRDPVESLKSLIDGTGTKGISEQDLAALIDLPAKKIKTALDQILSQQEAIVYDKTQGNMMSRTAFDGLTGQVLNILKGYHEEFPLRPGLNKEELKTRVPPLADNKLLTFVLDHLLQSGAVGVDRDEIHLAGHLPSLAEEHQEIETRLLKAYQETGLTPPFYKDVSRSLPGTPDQRKEVLELLLKRGLLVRVKADLFFHRKAIVKAREQLLTHFQRHKELTTPQFKEITGLTRKYLIPLLEYFDAQGLTMRVGDTRILRKEGRQ
- a CDS encoding dihydroorotate dehydrogenase, giving the protein MVARPDMSVDLGRLVLKNPVLAASGTFGYGQELADFCDPALLGAVVVKGLSLKPWPGNPPPRIVETTAGMLNAIGLQNVGLESFLKDKLPWLVERGVTVVVNILGESVKEYAALAEGLGEAEGVAMIEINISCPNVAAGGLAFGASPEDTARVVQAVVEAARQPIMVKLTPMVSDIVTVAQAAVEAGADVISLINTIPAMAVDLENRRPALKNVVGGLSGPAIKPVALRLVWQVAQAVHVPVVGGGGIMTAEDALEFLLVGARAVQVGTASFVDPRSPLKILEGIEAYFRKNNIPELSVWAGSLNME
- the ruvX gene encoding Holliday junction resolvase RuvX, whose translation is MKIMGLDPGSKRVGVALSDELGMIASGLTTLTWDSQEQLLAGIQKLVAEHKVERIVVGLPRRMDGTLGPAAEAALSLAEALKTIQGLEVLTWDERFSTAAVERVLIEADVSRKKRKEVRDKVAAAYILQGYLDSLNVFS
- a CDS encoding dihydroorotate dehydrogenase electron transfer subunit yields the protein MAEVFIKVCPVLENQRLAERTFLMRLQAPEIAAVAKPGQFIMVQTGPGWRQGGPLLRRPFSLHRLGPSGEISLLYRVVGMGTRLMERMDPGDKLEVVGPLGRGFNLHLGDTQAYLAAGGIGLAPMIALAEALTGQPSKFFYGARTSDEVDAFLGLLGQASYAGEIIVISEDGLRFPKGMVTEPLAAALKAGPASIFACGPRPMLAQVAVLAREAGSPAQVSLEAHMACGLGACLSCAVELASSGRDEPVYARACVEGPVFSAEEVRW
- a CDS encoding glycosyltransferase family 4 protein, producing MQNRKIGFVSTRLAGTDGVSLEAFKWTQVLERNGYECFAFAGELDTPPDHSFLEPKAHFADPEIAELHDDCFGPTTRKSTLSGKIHKLRNFLKKRLYEFCREFDIDLLIAENALTIPMHIPLGMALTEFIAETGMPTVAHHHDFAWERDRFLINAVQDYIDYSFPPNHNCIRHVVINSKASRELSYRRGISNVVIPNVFDFGNPPQPSAKQEGLREELGFQDDDLFVLQPTRVVPRKWIERAIEMVSLMDLKRPRLIVSHKIGDEGDQYMQRVMEYAQRLKVKMECIGDMVDSTRCFNSRSHGKYTIDDVYQAADLVTYPSGYEGFGNAFIEAIYFKKPLVLNRYTIFIEDIEPCGFKVISFNAFVTKKIVNQIKKFLDQKNLDQLLEKNYQLGQTYFSYEVLEKKLLPLIEMLFLQTHKPRG